The Phycisphaerae bacterium genomic sequence CAAACTCCCGCATGGTCGCGTCGCGCCAGCCGTCGGCCCAGCGGACGAACCAGTCGCGGGCCTCGGGGTTGCCGCGCCAAGCCTCCCAGAGGAAATGCTTCATCGTACGCCCGTTATAGCCGCTGTCGCCGCCGCCCAGCGGCGTCCGATCAACCCGGCCCTCGCCATACCATGACGACTGGAAGCGGGGATAACCGCGGGCGTCGATGCCCATGAACTTCTCTTTGATCGTCTTGGATGTCCGGAGATTGCGTTCGACCCACAGCGGGTCGCCGTACCGAACGAATAGAAGACCCGGCAGCACGTCGGCCGACGGTTCGGATGAGTGTTCGACATCGCCCATCCCCGCGTAGCCGTCGTAGATCAACTCGTGATCCCAAATGCCACGGGCTAGATTCTGGATGCCCGTCCGAGCCGTTTCGGCCGCGCTCGAGATCGCGGATACCTGCATCCATGTGCGCATCATCTCGCAATCGTCGCCGTAACCGCCGCCGAAACCGCCCTCACGATCCTGCCGCTCGGTGATGAAATGACGCATGAACTCCACTTGCCGAGCGTAGGCCTCGCGCAGATAAGCCGCCCATGCCGGGTGTTTGGTGGTATCGGCGTTGTACTGCTCGCCCCAGGGGATCCTGTCACCCGTATACTGTCGCAAGATGACGTGGTCAGGCCACATCTGCTTGAGCTCTTCCATCCAGGACTTCGCCTCGGCCATGACGTTCCGATTTCCAGCTTCAGCACCGTCCCAGTAGCGATACCGGGCCTGATAGAGTCGCGATTTGTAGTAGAACGGGTTGTTCTTCGCGCCCAGCTTGCGGAGCCGGACGGCCGCCACCATCGCCGCGCCGCTGCGCTGCATGTGGAACGACGCAAACCACTTGGCAAGCAAGGCGTATTGGGCCAGCACCTCATCGCCGGGCTGTCTGGCCGAAGCCGCCTCAAAGGCCGTCGCCAGAACCTTGAATTCCGGATGCCTGTATTTCTCCATGTAAGCCAGATCACCCCGCACATAGGCTTGGCCAAGCAGCCCGACCAGCGTATCGCCCATGGCCCGGAACTGCATGAGGGCCTCATCCAACCGGCCTGTGTTGAATGTGGTCACGGCAGCGTCCACGGCCGGCGAGCCGGAACCGCGGCGGACGACGAGTTGGCGGCCTTCGCGGTACAACGGCCCGTCGGAGATTCCGACCAGTGTCTTGGGGGCGTCCGGGTGTGGCGTAGTACGCTCGTAAACCTCGACGTTGTCCACTTCCAGGCCTGTCCAGCCCAGCACGCCAGCCACGTCGAACCCTGGCCCTCCAAGCGGATCGTCGACCCGCACATCGAATAACTTGGTGCCGTTGACCGCGTAGGAAATCCGCCTGCCCTCCTTCTGAGCGATGCAGTGGTACTCTCTTCCTTGCTCAATCAGGAATGGCGGATGGTGATCTTCAAAGCGAACGCCCGGCCCGACCAGATGATTGGCCGCGTTGTTCTGGGCGCCGAAGCCGAGGAGATACCCGGTCCCCACCTCGCCGCCGCAGAAGGTCACCGACATGTCGCACGGCGGGATGCCCTCGATCGCCCAACCATCGAACTCCAGGCGGATGTCGGGCTTGAAGCTATGGTTGATCTGGGCGTTGACGACGCCGATCAGCCGCAGCCTGCCGCTGATGATGGACATGCCCGGGTTCGGCTTCCAGTCGGGCCCGACTTCCGTCCGGTCGAAATGATCCTGAAAGACCAGCTTCCATTGCGTCTCCTCGGCCGCGGAGAAGATCGACAACAGCAAGTGCAGACAACCGACAAGAGCGAACCGTCTCATCTTTCTGCCTCGTGCTTGGAGGCGTCCAACATGAAAGAACTCCACCGCGCCGATGCGTCCTGCCCCCGTCTACCTTCGTGGGAACACCCGGAGCGGCCGCGCAGCCGCTCGCCGAGGGCCGGGACGACCACCTGTTCGCAGTAGGAGGTCTCACGTCGAATTCCCGCGTGCCCGGCGTCGGCTGATGCTATGCTATCCGAATCGCGCGTTCAACCGGATTCCGGATCGAAATGGAGAACGATATCGAGAGTGGTCATGACACGGCGTTCCTGGCCATTTGGAGGGGCCTTCGGCGACGACGCCCAGCTCGAAAAAATGGCGTTCCTGAGAAGAGACGGGCACAGCTTCAGAAGGGGTGACTTCCGCCTGATTTGCCGTGTCGCAACCGTGTCAAGCGTTATCCGCGGTCTGCAGGCGATATCCAACACCAGGCTCCGTGATGATCAAGCACGGTTGGGCAGGGTCGGGCTCAATCTTCTGGCGGAGCTGGCCAACGTAGACGCGGACGTAATGGGTCTGGTCGACATCGGCCGGCCCCCAGACTTCGCGGAGCAGGTGCTGATGCGTCACGACCTTGCCGGCGTTGAGCACCAGCACGCGAAGCAGTTCGTACTCGTTTGGGGTCAGCTTGATTTCGCGACCATCGACGCGGACCTGCCGCCTCGCCAGATCCACACACAGCCCGCCGTTGCGGAACACGGGCTCGTCCACCTCATCGGCCAGGCGGTTTCGCAGAGCCGCGCGGATTCTGGCCAATAATTCGCCCATGCCGAACGGTTTGGTCACGTAGTCGTCGGCACCGGCGTCAAGGGCCGCGATCTTGTCGGATTCACGGCCACGCACCGACAAAACGATAATCGGCACCTGCGACCATTCGCGAACGCGACGAATCACCTCCATGCCGTCGATGTCGGGAAGGCCCAGGTCCAGGATCATCACCTCCGGCCGATCGTCCGTAGCTTTGAGCAGCGCTTCGTTCCCGTTCGCCGCCTCGGTGATGGTGTAGCCGTGCGCAATAAGGCTGGTCCGCAGAAACCGTCGTATCTGCGGTTCGTCATCCACTACCAGAACTCGTGCCACCACTTCCGCCATGACGCCTCTGACATTACTGCGGTGTTGCGGGCGGGTCTTCGCTCGGCAGCGAGATCGTGATCACAAGCCCCTGACAATCAGCACGCCCGCTGGCCATGATCGCACCGCCGTGAGCCTCCACAATACCTCGGCAGATCGACAAGCCCAGGCCCGTGCCGGCCACCTGCCGATCCATCGCTCTTACACGGTAGAACTTGTCGAAGATCTGTTCAAGCTGTTCGGCTGGGACTCCGGGGCCTTCGTCCATCACCTCGATCACGTGATGTCGGTCCTGTTGTTTCGCGCGGACATCAATCGTCGTGCCCGGCGGCGAGTACTTGGCGGCGTTATCCAGGAGATTCACCAATACCTGCTCGATCAGGACGAAGTCTACCCGCACCAGCGGCATGGCCGCGGCCACCTCTACCAGCACGCAGTGCTTCGCCAACTGGCGACGAAGCCGGGCGACGGCGGAGCCGATGATGTCGCCGAGCTCAACCCAGTCGCGATTCAGTTGGAGCTTGCCCGATTCCAGCCGGGTGATGTCGAGGAGATTGCCGACAAAACGGTTGAGCCGCTCCGCTTCTTCCTGGATGGTCGCCAGGAGGTCGGCACGTGTTGGCTCGTCGTAGTCGCGACCGTACTCGCTCAGGCTGCTGGCCGATCCGACGATGGATGCCAGTGGTGTGCGCAGGTCATGTGAGATGGAAGATAGCAGTGCGGCCCGGAGTTTCTCGGTCTCGCTGACGACCCGGGCCTGTGCCATCTCCTGCCGTAGCCGCGCCCGCTCGATACCGACGGCAGCCTGGTCCGCCAGCGATTCCATCAGCCGGCGGCGCCGCGGAGAGAACTCGCCGGACTCGGACGCGAACTGAACGCCCATCACACCGACGGCTGTCTGGCCTGTCGTCAGCGGCAGAAACGTCCACGCAACGCCGGGCAGAGTGTCCGAACCGCGCCCGGTGGGCTGGTTGTGCTGCCAGGACCAGGTTGCCGCCGCTCGCTCATGCTCGGTGAGAGTCGTGGTTTCGGGATCGCTCGCCGCGGGCGAGAGCTTCAACGAGGACGGCAGCAGCACAACGACGCGAGCTTGTAGAATCCCTGCAACCTGACGAACCACGGTGCGGGCAACGGCATCCGTGTCCGGGGCCGCGGCGATGGCACGGCTGAGTTCAAACAGAGCGTTGGCACGGTCTTCACGACGGCGGGCGGCTTCGGCCTGTTTATGCATTCGCGCGGCAATCTGGCTCGTGATGATGGCCACGATGAAATACACGATGAAGGCCAGCGCTTCCTGGGAACTGGCGATGGAGAACGTGTACAGCGGCCGGATGAAGAAGAAGTTGTAGATCAGGGCGCTGAGCCCACAGGCAAAG encodes the following:
- a CDS encoding response regulator — its product is MARVLVVDDEPQIRRFLRTSLIAHGYTITEAANGNEALLKATDDRPEVMILDLGLPDIDGMEVIRRVREWSQVPIIVLSVRGRESDKIAALDAGADDYVTKPFGMGELLARIRAALRNRLADEVDEPVFRNGGLCVDLARRQVRVDGREIKLTPNEYELLRVLVLNAGKVVTHQHLLREVWGPADVDQTHYVRVYVGQLRQKIEPDPAQPCLIITEPGVGYRLQTADNA
- a CDS encoding sensor histidine kinase KdpD, which codes for MTQRSQRGRLKVFLGAAPGVGKTYAMLQAARARRRESIDVAVGIVETHGRAETQALLEGLEVVPRTSVEYRGTQLTEMDIDGILSRRPQLVLVDELAHTNAPGSRHPKRYMDVQELLTAGIDVYTTVNVQHLESLNDTVVRITGVQVRETLPDRILDEADEIQLIDLPPEELIQRLKDGKVYIPEQAARAIDNYFRPGNLNALRELALRRTADRVDVQMQDWMKAQAIEGPWAAKDRIMVCVCASPTSARLVRAAKRRADRRNAEWLAVFVETPAYQRASEADRDRVARTLRMAEQLGGQAVNLPGNRPAEDLIRYARSRNVTEIIIGKSGRSWWQEVWRGALVNDLIRLSGPIDVYVIHAEDEHPETPSHTPSRESLFRVRNFGWAAVIVVLSAFVAKFLQQHLSLPNLSMVFLIGVLAVAVRLGLWPSIFACGLSALIYNFFFIRPLYTFSIASSQEALAFIVYFIVAIITSQIAARMHKQAEAARRREDRANALFELSRAIAAAPDTDAVARTVVRQVAGILQARVVVLLPSSLKLSPAASDPETTTLTEHERAAATWSWQHNQPTGRGSDTLPGVAWTFLPLTTGQTAVGVMGVQFASESGEFSPRRRRLMESLADQAAVGIERARLRQEMAQARVVSETEKLRAALLSSISHDLRTPLASIVGSASSLSEYGRDYDEPTRADLLATIQEEAERLNRFVGNLLDITRLESGKLQLNRDWVELGDIIGSAVARLRRQLAKHCVLVEVAAAMPLVRVDFVLIEQVLVNLLDNAAKYSPPGTTIDVRAKQQDRHHVIEVMDEGPGVPAEQLEQIFDKFYRVRAMDRQVAGTGLGLSICRGIVEAHGGAIMASGRADCQGLVITISLPSEDPPATPQ